In one window of Deinococcus ruber DNA:
- a CDS encoding ABC transporter permease: MLSFLGSRLLQSVLVLLVASFITFTLVFLLPADPARMVAGPSASVQTVTSIRHELGLDRPFVAQYAHYLDRLVHLDLGRSYKQSSEVSALMASRIWPTLQLMLGAIALELLIGLPLGIWAALNRGRWPDTLVMGLAFLGAAAPQFWLALSLVYLLAYRFALFPLGGYGGLSHLFLPALTLGIGGAGWYARMMRSQLLEVLSQDYIRTARAKGQTPRLVLLKHALRNASLPIITMIGLDIGTFMGGVVVVESVFGWPGLGRLVWDAIRVVDIPIIVGVVIFSAFVITLANLLADVFQPLIDPRIRYR; encoded by the coding sequence ATGCTCAGCTTTCTCGGGTCAAGGTTGCTCCAGAGCGTGCTGGTGCTGCTGGTCGCGTCGTTCATCACCTTCACGCTGGTGTTTCTGCTGCCCGCCGACCCTGCCCGCATGGTGGCCGGGCCGAGTGCCAGTGTCCAGACCGTGACCAGCATCCGGCATGAACTGGGGCTGGATCGGCCCTTCGTCGCTCAGTACGCCCACTATCTGGACCGTCTTGTTCACCTCGATCTGGGCAGATCGTATAAGCAGAGCAGCGAGGTATCGGCGCTGATGGCCTCGCGCATCTGGCCCACGCTGCAACTGATGCTGGGGGCCATCGCGCTGGAACTGCTGATCGGGCTGCCGCTGGGCATCTGGGCGGCGCTGAACCGGGGGCGCTGGCCCGACACACTGGTCATGGGACTGGCCTTTCTGGGCGCGGCGGCTCCGCAGTTCTGGCTGGCCCTGAGTCTGGTGTATTTGCTGGCCTACCGCTTCGCGCTGTTTCCGCTGGGCGGCTACGGTGGCCTGTCGCACCTGTTTTTGCCCGCCCTCACGCTGGGAATCGGCGGCGCTGGCTGGTACGCCCGCATGATGCGCTCGCAGCTGCTGGAAGTGCTGTCGCAGGACTATATCCGTACTGCCCGTGCCAAGGGCCAGACACCCCGACTCGTGCTGCTGAAACATGCTCTCAGAAACGCCTCGCTCCCGATTATCACCATGATCGGGCTGGATATCGGCACCTTCATGGGCGGCGTGGTGGTGGTCGAGAGCGTGTTCGGCTGGCCGGGGCTGGGGCGGCTGGTCTGGGACGCGATCCGGGTGGTCGATATTCCGATCATCGTGGGTGTGGTGATCTTCAGCGCTTTTGTGATCACTCTCGCCAACCTGCTCGCAGACGTGTTTCAACCGCTGATTGACCCGCGCATCCGTTACCGCTGA
- a CDS encoding ABC transporter substrate-binding protein produces MKRKTLMVAVSLLLVSLGAASAAPTRGGSMVVSYKDDVTTLDPAIGYDLQNWPIEKMLFDGLLDYAVGTTRLEPRLAASMPKVSADGKTYTFTLRPGVKFQNGREVVASDVIYTLTRVLDPKTKSPGQSFYTSISGAQAFIDGKAKTVTGLKAAGKYGVTISLDAPNAAFLNIMAMNFAYVVPKEEVAKAGADFGHKPVGTGPFRLTSWPSGQQLVFERNPNYFYANLPYLDKVTVKVGLDPSVAFLSLTRGEVDLLGDGIPPAQFLQVVHDPRYKANVLMRTNVNTSYISLNTGVGPLKDVRVRQAINMAINKTKVLRIINGRGELAKGYLPPLMPGYDPAASGYKYDPAAARALLKAAGYAGGFDTTLYTTSTDPNPRIAQSLQQDLAAVGIRASIKSQAQSTVVEAASTKATAPMVWSGGMAWTQDYPDPSDFYWPILSCKSAVQGGWNWAFYCDKALDARAEKADQMVAPGQSAARLKEYASIFAALNKQALWVPIYHEVRYMMRSDRLVGGLAELEDPIHNIVYERLSVNK; encoded by the coding sequence ATGAAACGAAAGACCCTGATGGTGGCCGTTTCTCTCTTGCTCGTCTCGCTGGGTGCCGCGTCTGCTGCCCCAACCCGGGGCGGAAGCATGGTGGTGTCGTACAAAGACGACGTGACTACCCTTGACCCGGCCATCGGTTACGACCTCCAGAACTGGCCCATAGAGAAGATGCTCTTTGACGGGCTGCTCGACTACGCCGTGGGAACCACCCGCCTGGAGCCGCGCCTTGCCGCCTCGATGCCCAAGGTCAGCGCCGACGGCAAGACCTATACCTTTACCCTCCGGCCCGGCGTCAAATTCCAGAACGGGCGCGAAGTGGTCGCCAGCGACGTGATCTACACCCTGACACGCGTGCTCGACCCCAAGACCAAAAGTCCGGGCCAGAGCTTCTATACCAGCATCAGCGGGGCGCAGGCGTTCATAGACGGCAAGGCAAAGACGGTCACAGGTCTGAAAGCCGCCGGGAAGTACGGAGTTACCATTTCACTCGACGCGCCGAATGCGGCCTTCCTGAACATCATGGCGATGAACTTCGCCTATGTGGTGCCAAAAGAGGAGGTGGCGAAGGCTGGAGCCGATTTCGGCCATAAGCCGGTCGGCACCGGCCCCTTTCGGCTGACGAGCTGGCCCAGCGGTCAGCAGCTCGTGTTCGAGCGCAATCCGAATTACTTCTATGCCAACCTGCCGTATCTCGACAAGGTGACGGTCAAGGTCGGCCTCGATCCCAGCGTGGCCTTTCTGAGCCTGACGCGCGGTGAAGTCGATCTGCTCGGAGACGGCATTCCGCCCGCCCAGTTCCTACAGGTGGTGCACGATCCCCGCTACAAGGCCAACGTGCTGATGCGGACCAACGTCAACACCTCGTACATTTCGCTGAATACCGGTGTGGGGCCGCTGAAAGACGTGCGGGTGAGGCAGGCCATCAATATGGCGATCAACAAGACCAAGGTGCTGCGAATCATCAATGGGCGCGGCGAACTGGCAAAAGGCTACCTGCCCCCGCTGATGCCCGGCTACGACCCGGCGGCCAGCGGCTACAAGTATGATCCGGCGGCGGCCAGAGCGCTGCTGAAGGCCGCAGGCTATGCGGGCGGCTTCGACACCACGCTGTACACCACCAGCACCGATCCCAATCCGCGCATCGCCCAGAGTTTGCAGCAGGACCTCGCGGCGGTGGGGATTCGCGCCAGCATCAAGAGTCAGGCGCAGAGCACGGTGGTCGAGGCCGCCAGCACCAAAGCCACAGCGCCGATGGTGTGGTCGGGCGGCATGGCCTGGACACAGGATTACCCCGACCCCAGCGACTTCTACTGGCCGATTCTGAGCTGTAAAAGTGCAGTACAGGGCGGCTGGAACTGGGCCTTCTACTGCGACAAGGCGCTGGACGCCCGCGCCGAGAAGGCCGATCAGATGGTGGCTCCCGGTCAGAGCGCTGCCCGCCTGAAGGAATACGCCAGCATCTTCGCGGCGCTGAACAAACAGGCGCTGTGGGTGCCGATTTACCACGAGGTGCGCTACATGATGCGTTCAGACCGATTGGTGGGCGGCCTGGCCGAGCTGGAAGACCCGATTCACAACATCGTCTACGAGCGCCTGTCGGTGAACAAATGA
- a CDS encoding ABC transporter permease: MTTTAPALARPKRRNRSLVRFQRNPAALLGAAVCLIIVAAALLAPLIAPHDPDFQFPEGLTLEGAPLPPGGTYLLGTDLLGRDVFSRLIWGARASLTVGFVSNGVAVLLGLLIGALGALLRGWVGTVIMRFTDVMLAFPVLLLAIALTAILKPSLWIVALVIALINWVPIARVVYSEVAALREREFVEAASAVGASSGRILTRHILPHLIPTALVWGSLGVSTTVLLEATLSFLGVGVQPPTPSWGGIINESQSYLVTAPWLVLAPGAAILLTSLGFNLLGEGLRDALDPRGGQ, encoded by the coding sequence GTGACGACCACCGCTCCTGCTCTGGCCCGTCCCAAACGCCGTAACCGCTCGCTCGTCCGCTTTCAGCGCAACCCGGCAGCGCTGCTGGGAGCGGCTGTCTGCCTCATCATCGTGGCGGCGGCGCTGCTGGCTCCGTTGATCGCGCCGCACGATCCGGATTTTCAGTTTCCCGAGGGCCTCACCCTGGAAGGTGCGCCACTGCCGCCGGGCGGAACATATCTGCTGGGCACCGATCTGCTGGGCCGCGACGTATTTTCCCGGCTGATCTGGGGGGCACGTGCGTCTCTGACGGTGGGGTTCGTCAGCAACGGCGTGGCGGTTCTGCTGGGGCTGCTGATCGGTGCACTGGGAGCGCTGCTGCGCGGCTGGGTGGGCACCGTGATCATGCGGTTTACCGATGTCATGCTTGCATTCCCGGTATTGCTGCTCGCCATTGCCCTGACCGCCATTCTGAAGCCCAGCCTGTGGATCGTGGCGCTGGTGATCGCGCTGATCAACTGGGTGCCAATCGCGCGGGTCGTTTACAGCGAAGTGGCTGCCCTGCGCGAGCGCGAGTTCGTCGAGGCGGCGAGCGCGGTGGGAGCCAGCAGCGGGCGCATCCTGACGCGTCATATCCTGCCGCACCTGATTCCAACGGCGCTGGTGTGGGGGTCGCTGGGCGTGAGTACCACCGTGTTGCTGGAAGCCACGCTCAGCTTTCTGGGCGTGGGCGTGCAGCCGCCGACGCCAAGCTGGGGCGGCATCATCAACGAATCGCAGAGCTACCTTGTCACTGCGCCCTGGCTGGTCCTGGCTCCCGGAGCCGCCATCCTGCTGACCTCGCTGGGCTTCAATCTGCTCGGTGAGGGGCTGCGTGACGCGCTCGACCCGCGTGGGGGCCAGTAA
- a CDS encoding FadR/GntR family transcriptional regulator gives MTVKHVRIADQVVEALQDWFRASELLPGMRLPPERELAARFGVSRTSVRDALGRLELLGYLDIRQGDGTYVRRPDGETVSQPFRHLVNSLPDNAADLLEFRCMLEPEVAAMAALRLTPVGRKALLDSLERQQTLLDHSTRLSREDVLFHKTLAQISGNTVVLRVLETLQSLMRDVHTVVLPVASAQATLEEHQRIIQAVLAQDRDGARQAMTAHLKGVTEAYLHATLSRCP, from the coding sequence ATGACCGTCAAACACGTCAGGATCGCTGATCAGGTGGTTGAGGCATTGCAGGACTGGTTCCGTGCCAGTGAACTGCTGCCGGGTATGCGGCTGCCGCCCGAGCGCGAACTGGCGGCCCGTTTCGGCGTGTCCCGCACCAGTGTCCGAGATGCTCTGGGACGACTGGAACTGCTCGGGTATCTCGATATTCGTCAGGGAGACGGTACGTATGTGCGGCGGCCTGACGGAGAGACGGTGTCGCAGCCGTTTCGCCACCTCGTCAATTCGCTGCCCGACAACGCTGCCGATCTGCTGGAATTCCGGTGCATGCTGGAACCTGAGGTTGCTGCGATGGCCGCTCTACGGCTTACACCTGTGGGGCGAAAAGCGCTGCTGGACAGTCTGGAGCGGCAACAGACCCTGCTCGATCACAGCACGCGGCTGAGCCGCGAAGACGTACTGTTTCATAAGACGTTGGCACAGATCAGCGGCAATACCGTGGTGCTGCGGGTGCTCGAAACCCTGCAAAGTCTGATGCGCGACGTTCATACCGTGGTGCTGCCGGTCGCGAGCGCTCAGGCCACCCTTGAAGAACACCAGCGCATCATTCAGGCGGTGCTGGCGCAGGACCGCGACGGCGCTCGACAAGCGATGACGGCGCACCTTAAAGGCGTGACCGAGGCCTATCTGCACGCTACCCTCAGCCGCTGCCCCTAG
- a CDS encoding replication initiator protein A, with product MAKKVIKSRSTPRPVTEVKQFDETNLSRLGLISAQERIAESYTTWKTSFDANGHDGELSCFSPAEVGGVPHGVDGDFVTALNTMYVEQGAPQDGFVHTTAYQLIQRAGFEDNGTNYERLETSLRRLTVAKYVIGRAWRRRGEGPNGWASVTFSYISQIRQSTPERRSLSRGTTLSVQLADPVAESIRNEYTHPLDIEFQISLKRPLARALYRLLSSRKHNEHDPLHPYQEFTVLVSDWARDCKLTETETYRIKRNLQDAHDELIRRAFLQDVVYDGRGLKATVRYVFGSEGDPTPVMQVLPDSAVVQALLVHQVARSVAVKLIKDFGEEHVLERLRKFETVIETGYPVRQRAALLVDIIKDQAGKYALSAASPAVKAASENSTARTAPVHRSSAQVADESEAEFYALPLDVQAARAVATLRFLLRGSGNDGVITRIHQAVLAGTLDGYDLIRQAGRAAAELKMQAFVDDLRLFAGRP from the coding sequence ATGGCGAAGAAGGTGATCAAATCCAGATCAACTCCCAGACCCGTGACCGAGGTGAAGCAGTTTGATGAAACCAATCTGTCGCGCCTGGGCCTGATCAGCGCTCAGGAGAGAATTGCCGAGAGTTACACCACCTGGAAGACTTCCTTCGATGCCAACGGTCATGACGGCGAACTGTCCTGTTTCTCTCCTGCCGAGGTTGGTGGCGTTCCACACGGCGTAGACGGCGATTTCGTGACGGCTCTGAACACCATGTATGTCGAGCAGGGCGCACCTCAGGACGGCTTTGTACACACCACGGCGTATCAGCTGATCCAGCGTGCCGGCTTTGAAGACAACGGCACCAATTACGAGCGCCTGGAGACTTCGCTCCGCCGTCTCACAGTTGCCAAATACGTGATTGGCCGGGCGTGGCGGCGGCGTGGTGAAGGGCCAAACGGGTGGGCCAGCGTCACCTTCAGCTACATTTCGCAGATTCGGCAGAGTACCCCGGAGCGCCGAAGTCTGAGTCGGGGCACCACCCTCAGCGTGCAACTGGCCGATCCGGTTGCCGAATCGATCCGCAACGAGTACACGCATCCGCTGGACATCGAATTTCAGATCAGCCTTAAACGCCCCCTGGCACGGGCGCTCTACCGACTGCTCAGCAGCCGGAAGCACAACGAACACGATCCGCTGCACCCGTATCAGGAATTTACCGTCCTGGTTTCAGACTGGGCGCGTGACTGTAAGCTGACTGAAACCGAGACTTACCGGATCAAGCGGAACCTTCAGGATGCCCACGACGAGCTGATTCGTCGGGCCTTTCTTCAGGACGTGGTGTACGACGGGCGCGGTCTGAAAGCAACCGTGCGCTACGTTTTCGGCAGCGAGGGCGATCCGACGCCGGTGATGCAGGTGTTGCCTGATTCGGCAGTGGTGCAGGCGCTCCTGGTGCATCAGGTCGCCCGTAGCGTCGCGGTCAAGCTCATCAAGGATTTTGGTGAGGAACACGTGCTGGAACGCCTCAGGAAGTTCGAGACGGTGATCGAGACCGGCTATCCGGTGCGCCAGCGGGCGGCGCTGCTGGTCGATATCATCAAAGATCAGGCGGGCAAGTATGCCCTTTCTGCCGCGTCCCCTGCCGTCAAAGCGGCTTCTGAGAACAGCACGGCCCGTACGGCCCCGGTGCACCGCAGCAGCGCTCAGGTGGCCGATGAGAGCGAAGCGGAGTTCTATGCCCTGCCCCTCGATGTTCAGGCCGCGCGCGCTGTCGCCACCCTCAGGTTTCTGCTGCGCGGCTCAGGCAACGACGGCGTGATCACCCGCATTCATCAAGCGGTGCTGGCGGGTACGCTCGACGGCTATGATCTGATCCGCCAGGCGGGCAGGGCTGCCGCCGAACTCAAGATGCAGGCATTCGTCGATGATCTGCGGCTGTTTGCCGGTCGCCCCTGA